AATCACCTATACTGTGAGTGAATATGACATAAACGTTTCATGTACAGCAAAAAATTCAACTATAATGcttgaaatgttatttattgaaatttattgaaattacCATCACAATGCTGTAGATTATGGATTCAGTTCTAATTCAGAGTATAACTGAAGCAGTTTTGTGGGCTCGCTTTTTCTTACCAAGATGCATGGCTCCTAGATGAAAGTAAGAGCTACATAAATAAAAGTCAGAGCAGCCTGGCTGAAGATCAAATTACATGACCGAAATCCATGTGTTTTCAGGTGCTATGATCACTCCACATCTGATCCCATCAACTCCTGGCATCACGCTAACCATCTAGCACAAATGTCGTCTCATCCTAAAGGTGACCCCTCGCTAGCACCAAACTTGTCATCTCAGCGTTCTACCATAGAAGGTCATTTGCCAGGCTGCTCTTCTGATATGCCATTCTCACTGTATGACACTGGGTGAGCATCAAGATTGCACTTGATGTGGATTTTTTCGGGGGTGAGGTGGGGAGAACACATTTAGTATTTTAGTATTACCATTTCCTTTTGATCTATTGGTCCATTTTGTTTAATACCTAATTCAGAAGCAGGCTCTAACAGAAAAATAAGCTTAAGAGCAATAAGCCATTTTTATTCAAAGAAGACatgctgtttttcattttactaAAAAGCTTAAACTAGTTTAACAGGGTAGATGGGGAATTGGTTCCTTTCCCGATCTCACcagaagaacaaacacaacactctcATAGGTTTCAAATCCCTCTTTTTTTAACTCCAGTCGATGGTTCTGGCTAAAGCGAaacctccacaccacacactcgcGCTCTCGATGAAACGCATAGCTCTTACCTCTGCGCTGTCTCCTCGCGTTCTGCCTTCTGCCCTCCTAACCCGACCTTCACGCTCGACTTCCCTCCAAAACATCCCCGCACCCCCATCCTGtcactagtcgaccccctcccgctctccttcggtcacaGGGTTGTCACGCGGCCAGTAATTATCGCCACCGCCAAGCCTGTGCGTGCCATGTTCCATAGTACTATATTTGgatattaaaaatactattGTAGTACACAACccctttaaaaacatttgtgattGTGGGAGAGGGGCGTGTCTGCGATGAGCTTGCCTGATTGATGAGTTGATGATTTACAGGTTGTCCTTTTCAACATGTCTTTGAAGAGTATAGCTATATGGTATGTTTTTGAAATCTCTTGCAACTTAATGTTAAGAAAAGCAACCATAATTTTAGGGATGAAGCAGAAGAACAACGTACAAGCTCTACAGCACAAGAGCAAAAAGAAACTGGTTACAGCACAAATTTATTCAAGGCTGTGAAGAAGGGAGTGATAGCTGCACTTATGGGATCGGCTTCATCAATTACAGATTCTGACTACACCAAAAGTGCAGCCACTTCGACAACAGGTATAAAAGTGACAGctacatttaaatgtatttatatatacaccctGTTTGCTGTGTATTAACAGACTTTGGTGATCAGAAAATCTACCATAGGGAATTTTTCTAAATGTCTAGGCTAAACTCAGTACAGGAAGCTACTTCTTAAGCTGTGAGTCAATAATCTCTGTTTCTTAAAAGACAAGCCTGCAAACATTCATCCTTGTAAATGGCCTCATATCTGGTCTTGATGATGTATCTGATGCTGTATCTATATGTGCTTGCCAGGTCTTCCAACTGCACGAATCTCAGCAACAACATCTACTCCTGCAGCGTCGGTGAGTGAAGCATTGGGTTTCTATCGAATGGAAGAGGAAGTAGGACGTGAAACCCGAAACATAGAATTTAAGGCAGCATACACAACCTTGAGAGAACGTGGCAATGGGCTGTTTGATCTTGTGGGCAAGTACGTGTGTGGCTTCCTCAACAGCACAGAAGGTGGAACACTCTACTTTGGTGTTGATGACTCTGGTAAGTGGAAAACATTTATTCTGTAAAGATCGAGGGTCTTGATTTGATTCACCAATACCAATTTGATTACCAGTGTGTAAAATACTGTAAAggttatatatttgtttaagaTGTTTCTGTAAAACTTATAAACCTgcgaacaaaaattttatttatattatgctTTGCTATGTCAGTAAGTTTTCTGGTATAAATTTTGTAAGTGTGCTTTAAACGTTGTGTTACCCATTGTATTGTCATGGTATATGAACATGGCAGGAAAGGTAAGGGGCAGCCTTTGTTCACGCGGTGAGGAAGACAAAGTGCGTCAGATTATCGACCAGTCAATCAGGACCATTGAGCCAAGTGTCTTCCCAACTTCCTACAGAGTGCACTTCTGTCCTGTCATGGAGGAGACTGGATATCTCTCAGGTAAGCGCATAgatcagaaaatgaaagaataatacACTGTCAGGTCTTCCACAGTGAGGGCaagagagaatatgtgtgtgagagagagggaggtgggAAGAAAGAGAGGGTAGGTGAATGTGGGGATGGATGTGCCaatacatgtatgcacacacaaaataccaGCCCATGCATGCATATGCGCATATGTTACAGACAATCTTCAGGTGCTGGAGATTGAGGTTTATCCAACAAAGTCTCAAGGACGTCTTTATGATTTCAAAGGACATATCTATATGAGGCGGGATGGTAGTCTGCAGGGTCCTTTGAAGGGACGGGAAGTGCAAGAGTGGATAAGGACGGTAAGAAACATCAATCATAATATGTCGAAATGCTGTCAATGAATATtgatagaaaatattaaaaaaataataagaataggAATTATTTGGGTAGAAAAGTTAAAttagaaaaactaaaacaatctGCTGGACAAACAGATGATCATCAATGACATACAAATGAGTAGATATGTGAGTGAGATCTTGCATAAAACATACTCAAGAAACAGTAGACAAAGTATGAGTGAGACATCAGATAAAGGTTTGGTTGACATCAAATGACCTAGATGTCCAAGGACAGGGTTGACATCAAATGACCTAGATGTCCAAGGACAGAAGATTGATATACATGAATAAATCCAGATGTTGTATGTGGTGTGTGCAGTATATGGAAACAGTAACAGCTGCTGAACATGCCGGGGAGCCGGTGGGCAAGCAGCTGCATGTGCTGAACATGCTACTTGCTGCTGAGCAGGACAAGAATAAAGTTTTGATGCAGCAAGTTGCTGCTgaacgagaaaaaaatgaagctctGACCAAGCAATTGGAACGACTCTCACAGTACTAGCTGGATGTTAGTAAAGAGAAGAGACATTTTTCCTAACCGTAAATAATCCTGCATGTGGTCGCAAATTCAGTCACGCACAGGTCAGAAAAGGTCGCATGTTTGGCTGAGAAAAAGTTGCCTGCATGTCAGAGCAAGGATGTGCATGCTGCATTTATGATGAAGCGTGCCTAATGTATTAAAGCCGTACAGTTTATTATCTATTTATTACACCAGTGTATAACAACCTTTTCGCATATATATCTGGTCATGCAAGTTGCATCAGACTAGTATGCTGGATGTTCCATTCACAGTCAAATCAAAGATGTAGTCACCTTAAACCACAGATACACTCATCTGCTATACCAGATGTATACACTCACCTGTATACCTAAAATACAGTCACCCGTATATCAGATACACTTACACTTTTATACCATTTATACTCACTTGTTTCCCGAAGATACATAGCTAAGATTTAGCCTGCATACTTGAGACTCACCTGTTTCATCAGGGGAGcagagtggttagagcgctggcatATGAACTAACAGATGGACTGTTTTATACCTTTATAGTGCAGCCAACTTCCTTCAGTCGAACCATCTGGctgagggttggggaaagtaagGGAGTGATGagagtaaggtgaccagacgtttcgggggcgaaagcgtgacacgtgccgatgatggtgtcgtcatcgtcaaagaacgccgaatcaCCGTACGGTattctgatttttaaagacaaccgggacatttgatggacttgccagaaagccagaaagcgggacatagggcgtcccgcccgatgagcaggcgggacatgaggtcaaaagcgggactgtctcgcctaaagcgggacgtctggtcaccttagataagaggagatgggcacttaCCCTTATtaataaagaagcaaaagatTTAGCCTTGACTGTGtaatgcatttatttgttttccctCAGACTGTAGGTTGTGaggtttcttctttttattttgagacTAATCATGTAAGTCCAAAGAGAAAGATGACTACTTATAAACGGCGAAAGATAACTGGGGATGCacgttttatattttatatctttttcagATTGCATATTGTGCACATGCCATCTGGAAATTATCCCATAGCTCTGCACAGATGCTTGAAAATTGTCTTCCTGTGTGTGAGTCAGTTTTATAACTGCATTAGAGTTGTCTCGTTCTTCCTTCattttgccttcttttttcccctctgatGTTCAGCCACCTGTGATTTCTCCCATCTAGCAAAGATTATTATTGGAAGTTATTATTCTCCATTTTTCTCTCAGATGATTGACGTATCTGAATGAATTGGCAATGCTGGAAAGAGCTGCATAGGGGAGATTTAAAGTGCCTGATACGTTGTTTGTTCTATTACAAgcagatttatttctttaaaaagtctgaTGTaagtgttttctctctttcagacCACCTGCTTGAAACGACACATCACAGCAAGGTCAGAAAGCAAGATCTTGTTGGTTGCCTGTCTTCTTTACTAAGTCAGTGGTATGCCTGCTTCCTCCACTGAGTTCAATGCTCAGACAGCTGCATGACATTGCATGAGTTGTCTTTTTTCAAAGCTATGTTTTTGTACATAACTCTTCACAGTGTATTCAAAGGGATATTTCATTACACCCAAACTGTCAATAATTCAGTAGTCCTTTGATCTCTTCATTAGGAAAAAGTAATATCCTGTTCGTTTCCTCTATTCATGACTAATTATACATGTTGAAAATATGGGTTTAcgcaaaacacattttttagtttagtttctaTCACTTGGTTGATCTAGCAACAGAGTAAATCAGTACAAGAGATATATGTTCCCAGTCCTAATTTTATTAGAGGATTAGTTCACTTGTAGCCATTGTTCTTCTTCCTTAAGTATTGAAACTGCATTGTCAACAGCTGCAAAATTCTGGTTGATAATGTATTGAGTGCCATGTGTCTGAAATCTGTGTCTTGGCCTTATAGCATTCAGTAAAGAAAATTCTGAGAAGGAACAACTTGttagattttctatttttaagtgTGCCTGTTCCATTAGCACATTTTAATGAAGTGTGTTGAAGAGCCTGATCAACTTACCTGTGGTATTACATCTAGGCAAACAtcttcctactaaataaactaaCCAACCGATGAACAGACATGCGGCAGATAAAAAGAGCGACATACGAAGTTGAGAAAAGACAGTCCCGGCCTTTACCGCCTCTGAAGATGCAATGTTGACGCGAAAGGATGCAGCCGTGACAACTGTTGAAACCCGTTTATTAAAAGG
This window of the Pomacea canaliculata isolate SZHN2017 linkage group LG4, ASM307304v1, whole genome shotgun sequence genome carries:
- the LOC112562075 gene encoding uncharacterized protein LOC112562075 isoform X2; translation: MSSHPKGDPSLAPNLSSQRSTIEGHLPGCSSDMPFSLYDTGDEAEEQRTSSTAQEQKETGYSTNLFKAVKKGVIAALMGSASSITDSDYTKSAATSTTGLPTARISATTSTPAASVSEALGFYRMEEEVGRETRNIEFKAAYTTLRERGNGLFDLVGKYVCGFLNSTEGGTLYFGVDDSGKVRGSLCSRGEEDKVRQIIDQSIRTIEPSVFPTSYRVHFCPVMEETGYLSDNLQVLEIEVYPTKSQGRLYDFKGHIYMRRDGSLQGPLKGREVQEWIRTIAYCAHAIWKLSHSSAQMLENCLPVYHLLETTHHSKVRKQDLVGCLSSLLSQWYACFLH
- the LOC112562075 gene encoding uncharacterized protein LOC112562075 isoform X1, producing the protein MSSHPKGDPSLAPNLSSQRSTIEGHLPGCSSDMPFSLYDTGDEAEEQRTSSTAQEQKETGYSTNLFKAVKKGVIAALMGSASSITDSDYTKSAATSTTGLPTARISATTSTPAASVSEALGFYRMEEEVGRETRNIEFKAAYTTLRERGNGLFDLVGKYVCGFLNSTEGGTLYFGVDDSGKVRGSLCSRGEEDKVRQIIDQSIRTIEPSVFPTSYRVHFCPVMEETGYLSDNLQVLEIEVYPTKSQGRLYDFKGHIYMRRDGSLQGPLKGREVQEWIRTYMETVTAAEHAGEPVGKQLHVLNMLLAAEQDKNKVLMQQVAAEREKNEALTKQLERLSQY